Proteins from a genomic interval of Beijerinckia indica subsp. indica ATCC 9039:
- a CDS encoding FMN-binding protein: protein MSGHPYQWLLLPVAAISTSVHATTYLSVEQAQKAIFPGATFTSTGKPNVWHTSTGGTFIVEQVLGKHEQISLAVGINANGTVKQIEIMQYNESYGYEVRDPAWRAQFVGKNASSPLQLNTDIKNITGATLSAKHITDAVRRLLEAYSKG from the coding sequence ATGAGTGGACATCCCTATCAGTGGCTCCTGCTGCCGGTGGCGGCGATTTCGACCTCGGTCCATGCCACGACCTATCTCAGCGTCGAGCAGGCGCAAAAAGCGATCTTTCCTGGAGCAACCTTCACGAGCACAGGCAAGCCAAACGTCTGGCATACGTCGACGGGAGGCACGTTCATTGTCGAACAAGTCCTTGGCAAGCATGAGCAGATCAGTTTGGCTGTTGGCATCAATGCCAATGGTACGGTCAAGCAGATCGAGATCATGCAATATAATGAGTCCTATGGCTATGAAGTGCGCGACCCTGCATGGCGAGCGCAATTCGTCGGCAAAAACGCGTCCTCACCGCTGCAGCTCAACACGGATATCAAAAATATTACCGGAGCGACTTTATCGGCCAAACATATTACCGATGCCGTCAGACGCCTGCTCGAGGCTTACAGCAAGGGATGA
- a CDS encoding FAD:protein FMN transferase translates to MRRARLQLGTIVEITANDIEDIGPIEAAFAAIDRVQRLMSFHDHESDLSRINRAGVDEAIAIDPETYGVLAFANTLSKRSLGAFDITIASILMDHDFLPRSNGAVETAVTYRDLHLMPDHRICWQRKGQIDLGGIAKGYAVDRAIAALQIHGVKNGMVNAGGDLRCFGEAWPITLRHPYEPGVLMSVGWLSDGAVATSAGYFAGKQVGEGKIDPLVDPKTGLCTRWDGSFSVAASTCMAADALTKIIRLKPERAQFILKQFDAQAIVFDKFGPHTCGRSWFREDYVA, encoded by the coding sequence ATGAGGCGGGCGCGACTCCAGCTCGGCACGATCGTCGAGATTACCGCCAACGACATCGAAGACATTGGGCCAATTGAAGCGGCGTTCGCGGCGATCGATCGCGTACAGCGATTGATGAGTTTTCATGATCATGAGAGCGATTTGTCACGCATCAATCGCGCCGGGGTGGATGAGGCAATCGCGATCGATCCAGAGACCTACGGCGTGCTTGCCTTTGCGAATACACTTTCCAAACGGTCCCTTGGCGCATTCGATATCACGATCGCGTCAATACTCATGGATCACGACTTTCTGCCTCGATCCAACGGCGCTGTCGAAACGGCTGTCACCTATCGTGATTTGCATCTCATGCCGGATCACCGGATTTGCTGGCAGCGAAAGGGACAGATCGATCTCGGCGGCATAGCCAAAGGTTATGCTGTCGATCGCGCTATCGCAGCTCTCCAAATACACGGTGTCAAGAACGGTATGGTCAACGCCGGAGGCGACTTGCGTTGTTTCGGTGAGGCCTGGCCAATCACTCTTCGCCACCCTTATGAGCCGGGTGTCCTGATGAGCGTCGGATGGCTCTCCGATGGCGCTGTCGCAACGTCAGCCGGCTATTTTGCCGGCAAACAGGTAGGTGAAGGTAAGATTGATCCGCTTGTCGATCCCAAAACTGGCCTCTGCACGCGTTGGGACGGGAGTTTCAGTGTCGCGGCAAGCACATGCATGGCAGCGGATGCGTTGACGAAAATCATCCGTCTCAAGCCGGAGCGTGCGCAGTTCATACTGAAGCAGTTTGATGCTCAGGCGATCGTTTTCGACAAATTTGGACCGCACACATGCGGCCGCTCATGGTTCAGGGAGGACTATGTGGCATGA
- a CDS encoding DUF6662 family protein, whose product MAEIHPPGTAEYEHKSFLQQSQSRGHYSFLKNQEEIEYGVTDRLQLAGYLNWTYANAARNGIDGTTGGPGVSQFRDSSADPFGRYSRARFDTVAAEFIYQVLNPITDPIGLALYAEPEIGPAEFDLEWKLILQKNLFDDRLILAANVFGTIERETTKEGEIEKASPLDVSVGASYHFVDNWFAGFEARIHNEFSGYAFNSAEHSAFFVGPVLHYATKDFWVTAAWRHQLPMVATYNEDQRAVSVGGRIYGDEHARDEIMFRVGVPF is encoded by the coding sequence ATGGCCGAGATTCATCCTCCGGGCACCGCTGAATACGAACACAAATCATTCCTGCAACAGAGCCAATCGCGCGGCCATTATTCATTCCTCAAAAATCAGGAAGAAATCGAATATGGAGTGACGGACAGGCTGCAACTCGCCGGCTATCTGAACTGGACTTACGCGAACGCAGCCCGTAACGGAATTGATGGCACGACAGGTGGCCCTGGGGTCAGCCAATTTCGAGATTCTTCTGCTGATCCATTCGGGCGCTATAGCAGGGCGAGGTTCGACACTGTCGCCGCAGAATTCATCTATCAGGTCCTCAATCCCATCACCGATCCGATCGGCTTGGCGCTTTACGCCGAACCCGAAATTGGGCCAGCCGAATTTGACCTTGAGTGGAAGTTGATCCTCCAGAAGAATTTGTTCGATGACCGCCTGATCCTTGCCGCGAATGTTTTTGGCACGATCGAGCGTGAGACCACCAAGGAGGGAGAGATCGAGAAAGCCTCGCCGCTCGATGTGAGTGTAGGCGCTTCCTATCACTTCGTGGATAATTGGTTTGCCGGCTTTGAAGCACGTATACACAACGAATTTAGCGGCTATGCTTTCAATTCTGCGGAACATTCGGCCTTTTTCGTCGGCCCGGTCCTGCATTACGCGACTAAGGATTTTTGGGTGACGGCGGCTTGGCGGCATCAATTGCCCATGGTCGCAACTTATAACGAAGACCAAAGAGCCGTGTCCGTTGGAGGACGAATTTACGGTGACGAACATGCGCGGGATGAAATCATGTTCAGGGTCGGGGTCCCTTTCTGA
- a CDS encoding long-chain-fatty-acid--CoA ligase, with protein sequence MGRLAIQKRDGRKQDDVVKGRADWSRPNKGENPVTTPNITTPYHLLGDMTEDLARRRGDAPAFTTILPNGMSATLSFQEVEDRSNAFAAFLRGELGVQPGERIMVLMPNGLAYPIVAFGTFKAGCILVNVNPLYTAAEISYVVKDAEPSVVVVLDMIADRLEAALQGLPYPTVIIASVAECFSWPRKLLISLVQKHIRSEIPRHSLDSMSFASVLRDGAALITNGAERAAHAATLSPETIACLQYTGGTTGVSKGAMLSHYNLLMNVAQFMSSAAYDVNEEDVMLTVLPLYHIFAFTVNLLGLFSVGGRNILIPNPRPLGNLRSAFKHLPITLMTGVNPLFRGLVNEAWFRDAPPPSLRLSWAGGTALQVDVARDWEDCVGSPVIEGYGLTEASPVVTFNPVPRPKPGSIGVALPDTEVKCVDENDHDVPCGTAGELVLRGPQVMLGYWRQKEETAHALRGGWLHTGDLATMDEEGYFTLIDRLKDMILVSGFNVYPSEIEAVLSRCPGVVECCVVGVPDPIAGEVPKAFVVRSTSLVNEEKIRHWCRRELASYKLPRHVEFRESLPKSMLGKVLRKDLRGSVAAK encoded by the coding sequence ATGGGCAGGCTAGCCATTCAAAAGCGAGACGGCCGAAAACAAGACGATGTCGTCAAGGGCCGTGCTGATTGGAGCAGGCCGAACAAAGGGGAGAATCCCGTCACCACGCCCAATATCACGACACCCTATCACCTCCTCGGCGACATGACCGAGGATTTGGCGCGCCGGCGGGGTGATGCACCGGCCTTTACGACGATTCTGCCCAATGGCATGAGCGCCACGCTCAGCTTTCAGGAGGTCGAGGATCGCTCCAATGCCTTTGCGGCGTTCCTGCGCGGCGAACTCGGCGTGCAGCCGGGGGAGAGGATCATGGTCCTCATGCCCAATGGCCTCGCTTATCCCATTGTAGCCTTCGGGACGTTCAAGGCGGGTTGTATTCTCGTCAATGTCAATCCGCTCTACACCGCGGCGGAAATCTCGTATGTCGTCAAAGACGCGGAACCCTCCGTTGTCGTCGTGCTCGACATGATCGCGGACCGGCTCGAAGCGGCGCTCCAGGGCCTGCCCTATCCGACCGTTATCATTGCCTCGGTCGCGGAGTGTTTTTCCTGGCCACGGAAGCTTTTGATCTCCCTCGTGCAGAAACATATTCGCAGCGAGATCCCGCGGCATAGCCTTGACAGCATGAGTTTCGCCTCGGTGCTGCGGGACGGCGCGGCCTTGATCACCAATGGTGCCGAACGCGCGGCTCACGCGGCAACCTTGTCGCCCGAGACGATTGCCTGTCTGCAATATACCGGCGGCACGACCGGTGTGAGCAAGGGCGCCATGCTGAGCCATTACAATCTGCTCATGAATGTCGCGCAATTCATGAGTTCGGCGGCCTATGATGTGAATGAGGAGGATGTCATGTTGACCGTCCTGCCGCTCTATCACATCTTCGCTTTCACAGTGAATTTGCTGGGCCTGTTCTCGGTCGGCGGCCGCAATATTCTCATCCCCAATCCGCGTCCGCTCGGCAATTTGCGCTCCGCTTTCAAACACCTCCCGATCACCTTGATGACTGGTGTCAATCCGCTCTTCAGGGGACTCGTGAACGAGGCCTGGTTCCGTGATGCGCCGCCTCCTTCCCTTCGCCTTTCCTGGGCGGGAGGCACGGCCTTGCAGGTGGATGTCGCCCGCGATTGGGAAGATTGCGTCGGCAGTCCGGTGATCGAGGGTTATGGGCTGACCGAGGCCTCGCCCGTTGTGACCTTCAATCCTGTCCCACGCCCGAAACCGGGGTCGATCGGCGTCGCCTTGCCGGACACCGAGGTCAAATGCGTCGATGAGAACGATCACGACGTCCCGTGCGGCACGGCCGGCGAACTCGTTCTGCGCGGGCCTCAGGTCATGCTCGGCTATTGGCGGCAAAAGGAGGAAACCGCTCATGCCTTGCGTGGCGGCTGGCTGCATACGGGCGATCTCGCGACCATGGATGAAGAGGGCTATTTCACCTTGATCGACCGTCTCAAGGACATGATCCTTGTTTCCGGGTTCAATGTCTATCCAAGCGAGATCGAGGCGGTTCTTTCTCGATGCCCGGGCGTCGTGGAATGTTGTGTGGTCGGCGTGCCGGATCCGATCGCGGGAGAAGTTCCGAAAGCCTTCGTCGTGCGGTCTACTTCTTTGGTCAATGAGGAAAAGATCCGGCACTGGTGCCGCCGCGAATTGGCAAGCTACAAGCTGCCGCGCCATGTCGAATTTCGAGAGTCTCTGCCGAAATCCATGCTTGGCAAGGTTTTGCGCAAGGATTTACGGGGCTCGGTCGCTGCCAAGTGA